TACTATGCCGGCGCGCGCAGTGGAGACAGCGCCGTCGCCCATCTGCCGGTGCAGTATCAGCGGGGCGCCGCGCATGCGGCGATGTTCGATCCGTCGGCTGCCGCCGGCAGCCCGGTTGCCGCACTGCTGGAGGAGATGACTGCGTATCTCGACTCGCTGTCGGCCACGCCTCTCCGCCTGGACCCGGCCGCAGCCGGAACGCCTCCCGACGTGCATTTCGGCTGTGAGGCGGATATGGCCGGCGACTGCACGAACGGTCCGGCAGCGCCCTTCGAGTGGGGGAAGCCGCGCATGCGGCTGGCCGTCGGGCGCCCCTCCGCGGACTGGACGGTCGCGGTCACGGGCGCACTGCGCGAGACGACCGCCGCCCGCGTTCTGGTCATCACGCTGGAGGTCGGGCAGTACTGGCCGCAGCAGACGAACTGGCGGGGATCCAAGGCCGTCGAGCTGGGTAGCGGCTTCACGACGGATCTGCCGTGGCTCTCATCGCTGGAGACCCCCGTCACCGTACTGCAGCTCACGGGTGCCCTGATGTCGCGTGACGGACGGGCCGTACGGATCGGTGCGGAGGGGATGCTCGCGCGCCGCACCGGCATCCTGGCGGCCGGTTTCGGTGCCCAGGCGCTGATCACCGACGAGGATGTCGAGCAGCTGCGGTCGAGCCGCCGCGATGATCTCCCCGGCCGTCCGCTGGTGTGGCAGGTCGCGCTGAGGAACCTCGTGGAGCAGCTGACCGGCCGGCCGGTGCAGGCCAACTGATCGCGCCATTGCAGTACGGAGGTGCAGCCAGGTGAGCAGCGGCGCACCTCCGTACGCGCAATGTGGCGGGAACGTGTAGGAATCGAACCTACCAGAGCGGGTTTTAGCCACTCGAGCCAGTTTTGAAGACTGGTGGGACCACCAGGCCCCCTCCGCTCCCTTGTTTCACGCGCAGAGGCGGATCGGCCGCGAAGCGGCCACGACTCAGCCGTGGATCAGCTTGCGATACCTGATCCGGTGCGGCTGGTCCGCCTCCGCACCGAGGCGGCGATGACGGTCCGCCTCGTACTCCTGGTAATTACCCTCGAACCAGACCACGCGGCTGTCGCCCTCGAACGCGAGCATGTGCGTCGCTATGCGGTCGAGGAACCAGCGATCGTGCGAGATTACGACAGCGCAGCCCGCGAAGTTGAGCAGGGCCTCCTCGAGCGCACGCAATGTGTCGACGTCGAGATCGTTCGTGGGTTCGTCCAGCAGAATGAGGTTGCCGCCGCGCCGCAGCAGCTTGGCCAGGTGCACGCGGTTGCGCTCGCCTCCCGAGAGCACGCCGACCTTCTTCTGCTGGTCTCCGCCCTTGAAGCCGAACCAGCCGCAGTACGCGCGTGAGCTGACCGTGGTCCCGCGGCCGAGCTCGATCTCATCCTGCTTGTCGGAGATCTCCTCCCATACGCTCTTCCCGGGATCGAGCGCGTCACGCGATTGATCGACGTACGCCATCTCCACCGTGGCGCCGACCTTCAGCGAGCCCGAATCCGCGGTTTCCTGACCGGTGATCATGCGGAACAGCGTGGTCTTGCCCGCTCCGTTCGGCCCGATTACACCCACGATGCCGCCGCGCGGCAGCCGGAACGACAGGTCGTCGAACAGCACCACATCACCGTACCCCTTGGACACCGCGTCGGCAACGACCACTTCATCGCCGAGGCGCTGCGCCGCGGGGATCACGATCTCGGCGTGCGTCAGCTTCTCGCGCTGGTCCTCGTTCAGCAGGTCCTCGTACGCGCTGATGCGCGCCTTGCCCTTTGACTGGCGCGCGCGCGGTGCCATCCGGATCCACTCCAGCTCCCGGGCCAGCGAGCGCTGGCGCGCGGACTCCTGCTTCTCTTCCTGGGCGAGCCGCGTCTGCTTCTGCTCCAGCCAGGACGAGTAGTTCCCCTCCCACGGCACACCCGCGCCGCGGTCCAGCTCGAGGATCCATTTGGCCACGTTGTCGAGGAAATAGCGGTCGTGTGTGATCGCCACGACGGTTCCCGGAAAGTCGGCCAGGTAGCGCTCGAGCCACGCTACGGACTCCGCGTCCAGGTGGTTGGTCGGCTCGTCCAGCAGCAGCATATCCGGCTCCGCGAGCAGCACCTTGCACAGCGCCACCCGCCGGCGCTCACCACCGCTCAGCCTGCTGACATCGGCTTCGGCCGGCGGGAGCCGCAGGGCGTCCATTGCAATCTCGATCTTGCGGTCGAGGTCCCACGCATTGCTGGCATCGATGCGATCCTGGAGCTTCGCCTGCTCGTCGATGAGCGCCTGCATCTCGTCGTCCGACATCGGCTCCGCGAACTTCATGTTCACTTCGTCGAAGCGCTTCAGCAGGTCGCGCACGGGCTTGACCGCCTCCTCCACATTGCCGCGAACGTTGAGCGCGGGATCCAGTTCCGGCTCCTGCGGGAG
The Longimicrobiales bacterium genome window above contains:
- the ettA gene encoding energy-dependent translational throttle protein EttA, with protein sequence MSTPQFIYVMKGLRKVVPPNREILKGIWLSFYPGAKIGVVGPNGSGKSSLLRIMAGVDNDFQGEAWAAKGTRVGYLPQEPELDPALNVRGNVEEAVKPVRDLLKRFDEVNMKFAEPMSDDEMQALIDEQAKLQDRIDASNAWDLDRKIEIAMDALRLPPAEADVSRLSGGERRRVALCKVLLAEPDMLLLDEPTNHLDAESVAWLERYLADFPGTVVAITHDRYFLDNVAKWILELDRGAGVPWEGNYSSWLEQKQTRLAQEEKQESARQRSLARELEWIRMAPRARQSKGKARISAYEDLLNEDQREKLTHAEIVIPAAQRLGDEVVVADAVSKGYGDVVLFDDLSFRLPRGGIVGVIGPNGAGKTTLFRMITGQETADSGSLKVGATVEMAYVDQSRDALDPGKSVWEEISDKQDEIELGRGTTVSSRAYCGWFGFKGGDQQKKVGVLSGGERNRVHLAKLLRRGGNLILLDEPTNDLDVDTLRALEEALLNFAGCAVVISHDRWFLDRIATHMLAFEGDSRVVWFEGNYQEYEADRHRRLGAEADQPHRIRYRKLIHG